One genomic region from Phragmites australis chromosome 1, lpPhrAust1.1, whole genome shotgun sequence encodes:
- the LOC133922489 gene encoding GDSL esterase/lipase At5g45910-like, giving the protein MAEDGNLCLDGTLDYLGTARLPYGTTDGRVVIDFIALEPGLPLLPPSKARNATFHRGANFAITGATSLDTPFFQGRGLGHTVWDSGSLHTQIKWFQDMKPSICNSPQGSFVGFSSQPFFDPAYI; this is encoded by the exons ATGGCGGAAGACGGCAATCTCTGCCTGGACGGCACCCTGGATTACCTCGGCACGGCGCGCCTGCCGTACGGCACGACCGACGGCCGCGTCGTCATCGACTTCATCG CGCTGGAGCCGGGGCTGCCGCTTCTGCCGCCGTCCAAGGCGCGCAACGCGACGTTCCACCGCGGCGCCAACTTCGCCATCACGGGCGCCACGTCGCTGGACACGCCCTTCTTCCAGGGGCGCGGGCTGGGGCACACGGTCTGGGACTCGGGCTCCCTGCACACCCAGATCAAGTGGTTCCAGGACATGAAGCCCTCCATCTGCAACTCCCCGCAAGGTTCGTTCGTTGGTTTCAGTTCTCAACCATTCTTCGATCCTGCATAtatatag